In Scatophagus argus isolate fScaArg1 chromosome 3, fScaArg1.pri, whole genome shotgun sequence, one genomic interval encodes:
- the sec61a1 gene encoding protein transport protein Sec61 subunit alpha-like 1, translating to MAIKFLEVIKPFCAVLPEIQKPERKIQFREKVLWTAITLFIFLVCCQIPLFGIMSSDSADPFYWMRVILASNRGTLMELGISPIVTSGLIMQLLAGAKIIEVGDTPKDRALFNGAQKLFGMIITIGQAIVYVMTGMYGDPSEMGAGICLLIIIQLFVAGMIVLLLDELLQKGYGLGSGISLFIATNICETIVWKAFSPTTVNTGRGTEFEGAIIALFHLLATRTDKVRALREAFYRQNLPNLMNLIATVFVFAVVIYFQGFRVDLPIKSARYRGQYNTYPIKLFYTSNIPIILQSALVSNLYVISQMLSTRFSGNFLVNLLGTWSDTSSGGPARAYPVGGLCYYLSPPESFGSVLEDPVHALIYIVFMLGSCAFFSKTWIEVSGSSAKDVAKQLKEQQMVMRGHRETSMVHELNRYIPTAAAFGGLCIGGLSVMADFLGAIGSGTGILLAVTIIYQYFEIFVKEQSEVGSMGGLLF from the exons ATGGCCA TCAAATTCTTGGAGGTGATAAAGCCATTCTGTGCAGTGCTGCCAGAAATCCAAAAACCTGAAAGAAAG ATCCAGTTCAGAGAGAAGGTATTATGGACAGCCATcactctcttcatcttcctggTGTGTTGCCAG ATCCCCCTCTTTGGCATCATGTCCTCAGACTCTGCAGATCCATTCTACTGGATGCGAGTAATTCTGGCCTCAAACAGAG GTACTCTGATGGAGCTGGGTATCTCGCCTATTGTCACCTCAGGCCTGATAATGCAGCTGCTTGCTGGAGCTAAGATCATCGAAGTTGGAGACACGCCGAAGGACAGAGCCCTCTTCAATGGAGCTCAGAAAT tgtttggAATGATCATCACTATTGGCCAGGCTATCGTATATGTGATGACCGGCATGTATGGCGATCCCTCTGAGATGGGTGCTGGAATCTGTCTGCTCATCATCATTCAG CTGTTTGTGGCTGGTAtgattgtgctgctgctggacgaGTTGCTCCAAAAGGGCTACGGTCTGGGTTCAGGGATCTCACTGTTCATTGCTACCAACATCTGTGAGACGATTGTTTGGAAGGCCTTCAGCCCCACTACTGTCAACACTGGAAGAG GCACAGAGTTTGAGGGAGCAATCATTGCGCTTTTCCATCTGCTGGCCACTCGGACAGACAAAGTACGTGCCTTGAGAGAGGCCTTCTACAGACAAAACCTGCCCAACCTCATGAACCTCATCGCTacagtgtttgtctttgctgtagTGATATACTTTCAG GGATTCAGAGTTGACCTGCCCATCAAGTCCGCTCGCTACCGTGGCCAGTACAACACCTACCCTATCAAGCTCTTCTACACCTCCAACATCCCCATCATTCTGCAGTCTGCCTTGGTCTCCAATTTATATGTTATCTCCCAGATGCTTTCCACGCGCTTCAGTGGCAATTTTCTGGTTAATCTGCTTGGGACTTGGTCT GACACATCGTCAGGTGGTCCAGCCCGTGCCTACCCCGTAGGTGGACTCTGTTACTACCTCTCTCCTCCTGAGTCGTTTGGCTCTGTTCTGGAGGATCCTGTACATGCACTTATCTACATTGTGTTCATGCTCGGGTCATGTGCCTTTTTCTCCAAAACCTGGATTGAAGTCTCAGGCTCTTCTGCTAAAGAT GTGGCGAAACAGCTTAAAGAGCAGCAGATGGTGATGAGGGGACACAGAGAAACCTCAATGGTTCATGAACTCAACAG GTACAttcccactgctgctgcctttggTGGTCTTTGTATCGGTGGTTTATCGGTAATGGCTGATTTCCTCGGAGCCATTGGATCTGGCACTGGTATTCTGCTGGCTGTCACCATCATCTATCAGTACTTTGAGATCTTTGTGAAAGAACAGAGCGAAGTAGGCAGCATGGGGGGCCTGCTCTTCTAG
- the chchd4b gene encoding coiled-coil-helix-coiled-coil-helix domain containing 4b isoform X2 produces the protein MLITVMINHGKIPEGLILPSGEINWSCPCLGGMASGPCGTEFKDAFSCFHYSKEEVKGSECLEQFRAMQECMQRYPELYPQEDEKTPQEQSSETDQTSQDSAFAEASGANSASATEQDTNSTQPNTKSSEES, from the exons ATGCTTATCACTGTAATGATAAACCATGGTAAAATTCCTGAAG GTCTGATTCTGCCCAGTGGGGAGATCAACTGGAGCTGTCCCTGCCTGGGTGGGATGGCCAGTGGTCCCTGTGGGACTGAATTTAAGGATGCCTTCTCCTGTTTCCACTATAGTAAGGAGGAGGTGAAGGGCTCTGAGTGCCTGGAGCAGTTCAGGGCCATGCAGGAGTGTATGCAGCGTTACCCGGAGCTTTATCCTCAAGAAGATGAGAAGACACCGCAAGAACAATCATCAGAAACAGACCAGACCTCACAAGACTCTGCATTTGCAGAAGCTTCAGGTGCAAACTCAGCATCTGCCACTGAGCAAGACACTAATAGCACACAACCCAACACAAAGAGCTCAGAGGAAAGCTAG
- the chchd4b gene encoding coiled-coil-helix-coiled-coil-helix domain containing 4b isoform X1 gives MSSVRQEGKDQIIFVTKEDHETPSSAELIEEDPNDPYEERGLILPSGEINWSCPCLGGMASGPCGTEFKDAFSCFHYSKEEVKGSECLEQFRAMQECMQRYPELYPQEDEKTPQEQSSETDQTSQDSAFAEASGANSASATEQDTNSTQPNTKSSEES, from the exons ATGAGTTCGGTCAGACAGGAAG GTAAAGACCAAATCATCTTTGTCACCAAAGAGGATCATGAAACACCCAGCAGTGCTGAGCTCATAGAGGAAGATCCTAATGACCCGTATGAGGAGCGAG GTCTGATTCTGCCCAGTGGGGAGATCAACTGGAGCTGTCCCTGCCTGGGTGGGATGGCCAGTGGTCCCTGTGGGACTGAATTTAAGGATGCCTTCTCCTGTTTCCACTATAGTAAGGAGGAGGTGAAGGGCTCTGAGTGCCTGGAGCAGTTCAGGGCCATGCAGGAGTGTATGCAGCGTTACCCGGAGCTTTATCCTCAAGAAGATGAGAAGACACCGCAAGAACAATCATCAGAAACAGACCAGACCTCACAAGACTCTGCATTTGCAGAAGCTTCAGGTGCAAACTCAGCATCTGCCACTGAGCAAGACACTAATAGCACACAACCCAACACAAAGAGCTCAGAGGAAAGCTAG